From the genome of Segatella hominis, one region includes:
- a CDS encoding plasmid mobilization protein, translated as MTSMQEQNRRKGGRPPTGRVRKLSKSVTVKFSKPSYEALRLRARKANRKLAEYIRESALNGEVVSGHNAETVAIAKNLIGMANNLNQLTKLSHQRGFHETHVFVVDLLRRLKAILGEYRQASYKPKPGSMGRKEDTT; from the coding sequence ATGACAAGCATGCAGGAACAGAACAGGAGAAAGGGCGGAAGACCGCCCACAGGCAGGGTTCGCAAGCTGTCGAAGTCTGTCACGGTGAAGTTCTCGAAGCCAAGCTACGAGGCATTGAGGTTGAGGGCGAGAAAAGCCAACCGCAAGTTGGCGGAATACATCCGTGAGTCCGCCTTGAACGGTGAGGTGGTCAGCGGACACAACGCAGAGACGGTAGCCATCGCTAAGAACCTCATTGGCATGGCAAACAACCTCAACCAACTTACCAAGCTGTCGCATCAGAGAGGCTTCCACGAAACCCATGTATTTGTGGTGGACTTGTTGAGAAGATTGAAAGCAATCCTTGGCGAGTATCGCCAAGCAAGTTATAAACCGAAGCCAGGCAGTATGGGCAGAAAGGAGGATACCACATGA